From the genome of Winogradskyella forsetii, one region includes:
- the rmuC gene encoding DNA recombination protein RmuC: protein MNDTIILFISIIISAAIGAFIGLKFAQLKSKSDKSTLEERNANLQQQFHEFKQFSEAENQKQDQYFNQQLQDLKENISKIETEREAIRREKDLLNSELSRRNSEYENLEKANLKRDEELAQQQIQLRKDFELMASKILDEKSEKFTLQNKENIKNILNPLEEKIKTFEKKVEDTQKESISMHSALKEQLLGLKDLNQQMALEATNLTRALKGDSKIQGNWGELVLERVLEKSGLEKDREYFVQQNFQREDGSRVMPDVVLHLPDSKKMIIDAKVSLTAYEQFVNAEEEQRPLFLKAHVNSIKKHVDQLSAKNYQDLYDIESPDFVLMFIPIEPAFAVAINEDNSLYNKAFEQNIVIVTPSTLLATLRTIDSMWNNEKQQQNALEIAKQAGALYDKFEGLVTDLTGVGKKIDAAKSDYSSAMNKLVDGKGNLISRVEKIKKMGAKAKKALPESIIKRANDDDL, encoded by the coding sequence ATGAACGACACTATAATTCTATTCATTTCCATTATCATTTCGGCAGCTATTGGGGCTTTTATCGGACTAAAATTTGCACAACTAAAAAGTAAAAGTGATAAAAGCACTTTAGAGGAGCGCAATGCTAATTTGCAACAACAGTTTCATGAATTCAAACAATTTTCTGAAGCTGAAAACCAGAAACAAGATCAGTACTTTAATCAGCAATTACAGGACTTGAAAGAAAACATTTCTAAAATTGAAACGGAACGTGAAGCCATAAGACGAGAAAAAGACTTATTAAACTCAGAATTGTCGAGACGTAATTCCGAATACGAAAATCTTGAAAAGGCAAACTTAAAGCGTGATGAAGAATTAGCTCAACAACAAATTCAACTTCGAAAAGATTTTGAATTGATGGCGTCAAAAATATTGGATGAAAAGTCCGAAAAATTCACGCTTCAGAATAAAGAGAACATCAAGAATATTTTAAATCCGCTTGAAGAGAAAATAAAAACTTTTGAGAAGAAAGTTGAAGACACCCAAAAGGAAAGCATCAGTATGCACTCGGCTTTAAAAGAGCAATTATTAGGCTTAAAAGACCTGAACCAACAAATGGCATTGGAAGCCACAAACTTAACTAGAGCCTTAAAGGGCGATAGTAAAATCCAAGGTAATTGGGGCGAATTGGTTTTGGAGCGTGTGCTAGAAAAATCTGGTCTAGAAAAAGATAGGGAGTATTTTGTACAACAAAACTTTCAACGTGAAGATGGTTCGCGTGTGATGCCAGATGTGGTGTTGCACCTTCCAGATTCCAAGAAAATGATTATTGATGCTAAAGTCTCATTGACCGCTTATGAACAATTTGTCAATGCCGAAGAGGAACAACGACCGTTATTTCTAAAGGCACATGTCAATTCTATCAAAAAACACGTGGATCAATTATCTGCCAAGAATTATCAAGATTTATATGATATTGAGTCACCAGATTTTGTATTGATGTTTATTCCTATTGAGCCTGCTTTTGCGGTGGCGATTAATGAAGATAACTCGCTTTACAATAAAGCTTTTGAACAGAACATAGTTATCGTCACACCTTCTACCCTTTTAGCTACATTACGCACTATAGATTCTATGTGGAATAACGAAAAACAACAACAGAATGCCTTGGAAATTGCAAAGCAAGCTGGAGCACTCTATGATAAATTTGAAGGTTTAGTAACCGATTTAACTGGTGTTGGCAAAAAAATAGATGCCGCGAAAAGTGATTATTCGTCTGCTATGAACAAGTTGGTTGACGGTAAGGGTAATTTGATTTCACGTGTTGAAAAGATTAAAAAAATGGGTGCGAAAGCAAAAAAAGCACTTCCGGAAAGTATTATCAAACGTGCAAATGACGATGATCTCTAA
- the purB gene encoding adenylosuccinate lyase, with protein sequence MALSPLNAISPIDGRYRSKVEKLKDYFSEEALIKYRVLVEIEYFIALCELPLPQLESVSSSVFEDLRAIYKNFTAVDASAIKEIEKVTNHDVKAVEYFIKEKFDALELSAYKEFIHFGLTSQDINNTAIPLSIKEAMNDVYMPEYVSLLEKIEGLAKDWVDIPMLARTHGQPASPTRLGKEIQVFAVRLKEQFNLLNDVPSAAKFGGATGNFNAHKVAYPNIDWKAFGTQFVQEKLGLQHSFPTTQIEHYDHAAALFDALKRINTIIIDLDRDIWTYVSMDYFKQKIKAGEVGSSAMPHKVNPIDFENSEGNLGIANAIFEHLSAKLPISRLQRDLTDSTVLRNVGVPFGHTIIGFKSTVKGLGKLLLNEPKFAQDLENNWAVVAEAIQTILRRESYPNPYEALKGLTRTNEAITQSSISNFIDTLDVSDAIKSELKKITPSNYTGI encoded by the coding sequence ATGGCACTTTCTCCTCTTAATGCAATTTCACCAATTGATGGTAGATATAGATCTAAAGTCGAAAAATTAAAAGATTATTTTTCGGAAGAAGCACTGATTAAATATCGTGTTTTAGTAGAAATTGAATATTTTATTGCCTTATGTGAATTGCCATTGCCACAATTAGAATCTGTCTCAAGTTCCGTGTTTGAGGATTTAAGAGCGATTTACAAAAACTTTACGGCTGTGGATGCTTCTGCCATAAAGGAGATTGAAAAAGTGACCAATCACGACGTAAAAGCAGTTGAATATTTCATTAAAGAAAAATTTGATGCTTTAGAGTTATCGGCTTATAAAGAATTTATCCATTTTGGACTTACTTCCCAAGATATTAACAATACGGCAATTCCTTTAAGTATTAAGGAAGCGATGAATGATGTTTATATGCCAGAATATGTGTCACTTTTAGAAAAGATTGAAGGCTTGGCAAAGGATTGGGTAGATATCCCAATGTTGGCTAGAACGCATGGACAACCAGCGTCACCAACACGGTTAGGAAAAGAGATACAGGTCTTTGCAGTAAGATTAAAAGAGCAGTTTAACTTATTAAATGATGTGCCAAGTGCTGCAAAATTTGGTGGAGCAACAGGAAATTTTAATGCCCATAAAGTCGCTTATCCAAATATTGACTGGAAGGCTTTTGGAACCCAATTCGTTCAAGAAAAATTAGGTTTACAACATTCGTTTCCAACGACGCAAATAGAACATTACGATCATGCAGCTGCCCTGTTTGATGCTTTAAAACGCATCAACACCATTATCATTGATTTGGATAGGGACATTTGGACCTATGTATCTATGGATTATTTTAAGCAAAAAATTAAAGCGGGCGAAGTTGGTAGTTCTGCGATGCCCCATAAAGTAAATCCTATCGATTTTGAAAATAGTGAAGGTAATTTAGGTATTGCCAATGCGATCTTTGAGCACCTGTCTGCTAAATTGCCAATTTCAAGATTACAGCGCGATTTAACCGATAGTACCGTTTTAAGAAATGTTGGTGTACCTTTTGGACATACCATAATTGGATTTAAATCTACAGTAAAAGGTTTAGGTAAATTATTGTTGAATGAGCCTAAATTTGCACAAGATTTAGAGAACAATTGGGCTGTGGTCGCAGAAGCGATCCAAACCATTTTAAGACGCGAAAGTTATCCCAATCCTTATGAAGCCCTAAAAGGATTGACAAGAACCAACGAAGCGATTACACAAAGTTCGATTTCAAATTTTATTGATACCTTGGATGTTTCTGATGCTATTAAATCTGAACTTAAAAAGATTACACCAAGTAATTATACAGGAATATAA
- a CDS encoding DUF4252 domain-containing protein, which produces MKNLIVIIALIVAPFMSGAQSIFDKYEDMSEVASVIVNQKMFSMIASIDIDMDDPEAQEYMNMVKKITGLKVFTTGDSKVSADMKATVDKYLKSSQLEELMRIKDGEQTVKFYVKEGSDDNHVKELLMFVSGLKELTKDQNIEINGKKREFETVLLSLTGDIDLRQVSKITNQMDIPGGEQLKKAGDKKQ; this is translated from the coding sequence ATGAAAAATTTAATTGTAATAATCGCGCTAATTGTAGCACCATTTATGTCTGGAGCACAGAGTATTTTTGATAAATACGAAGATATGTCTGAGGTCGCCTCTGTAATTGTTAATCAGAAAATGTTCAGCATGATTGCCAGCATAGATATTGACATGGACGATCCTGAAGCTCAAGAATATATGAATATGGTTAAAAAAATCACTGGACTTAAAGTTTTCACAACTGGTGACAGTAAAGTTTCAGCAGATATGAAAGCAACCGTTGATAAATATTTGAAATCATCTCAACTTGAAGAGCTCATGCGTATCAAAGATGGCGAACAAACCGTAAAATTCTATGTCAAAGAAGGCAGTGACGATAACCATGTAAAAGAATTATTAATGTTTGTTAGTGGTCTTAAGGAATTAACAAAGGATCAAAACATTGAAATCAATGGAAAAAAACGCGAGTTTGAAACCGTATTGCTATCATTAACAGGTGATATAGATTTAAGACAAGTTTCTAAAATCACTAACCAAATGGATATTCCAGGTGGTGAGCAGTTAAAGAAAGCTGGAGATAAAAAACAATAG
- a CDS encoding DUF4252 domain-containing protein, which translates to MIQSIKKSIVVLFLVAAFTSCNQGPTLQTYYVDNELKPGFASFDVPTSFVNVENIDMTEEQKEAYNSVDKLNVLTFMKEDTEAEDYKLELEKVKTILKDPKYEELMRGGNSTDGKFVIKFLGDVDNIDELVIFGNANNKGFMIARILGDDMNAGKLMSLSSVLQNAKFEDTNLDGLTDFFK; encoded by the coding sequence ATGATACAATCAATCAAAAAATCAATAGTAGTGTTGTTTTTGGTTGCCGCTTTTACTAGCTGCAACCAAGGACCAACATTGCAAACCTATTATGTAGACAACGAGTTAAAACCTGGTTTTGCTTCGTTTGATGTCCCAACCAGTTTTGTTAATGTTGAAAACATTGATATGACTGAAGAACAGAAAGAAGCTTATAATTCTGTTGATAAGTTGAATGTACTCACTTTTATGAAAGAAGATACAGAAGCTGAAGATTATAAATTAGAACTAGAAAAGGTGAAAACCATTCTAAAAGATCCTAAATACGAAGAGTTAATGCGAGGCGGCAACTCTACCGATGGAAAATTTGTCATTAAATTTTTGGGTGATGTAGACAACATTGACGAACTCGTCATCTTTGGAAATGCCAACAATAAAGGCTTTATGATCGCAAGAATTTTAGGCGATGATATGAATGCCGGTAAATTGATGTCTTTGAGTTCTGTATTACAAAACGCAAAATTTGAAGATACCAATCTTGATGGTCTCACAGATTTTTTTAAATAA
- a CDS encoding RNA polymerase sigma factor — translation MKQADFVDIVMPFKDKVFRLAKRLLVSREEAEDATQEILLKLWKNNKKIGDYKNVEAFSMTMTKNFCLDRLKSKQAQNLKIVHSNYTDNNASLQKQVEAKDSVDWVSRIMEDLPEQQKIIVQLRDIEEYDFAEIAKMLDMNETAVRVNLSRARKTIREKLTNTHRHGIK, via the coding sequence ATGAAACAGGCAGATTTTGTAGATATCGTGATGCCGTTTAAGGATAAAGTATTTCGTTTAGCAAAACGATTATTAGTGTCTCGTGAAGAAGCGGAAGATGCTACCCAAGAAATACTATTGAAATTATGGAAGAATAATAAAAAGATTGGTGACTATAAAAATGTAGAGGCGTTTTCAATGACCATGACCAAGAATTTTTGCTTGGATCGTTTAAAATCGAAACAAGCCCAAAATTTAAAAATTGTTCATAGTAATTATACGGATAACAATGCGTCATTACAAAAACAAGTTGAGGCAAAAGATAGTGTGGATTGGGTGTCTAGAATAATGGAAGACCTACCAGAGCAACAAAAAATAATAGTGCAATTAAGAGATATTGAAGAATATGATTTCGCAGAAATCGCCAAGATGCTAGACATGAATGAAACAGCGGTACGCGTCAACTTATCAAGAGCAAGAAAAACAATAAGAGAAAAATTAACTAATACACATCGACATGGTATTAAATAA
- a CDS encoding S41 family peptidase — protein MKNIKVLLFACFAALALTSCFDDMDDNIIPASTLEINDFVWKGMNVFYLYKSEIPDLADNRFATDEEYNNYLNDFDSPEQLFESLKHNPETVDRFSRIYDNYFDLLNQLSGTTLNNGIEFNLYRVPGSQTEVYGAITLVLNNSVADNLGLQRGMIFRAVNGEPLNDSSIDDLSDPIYQDSYTLNFADYNDNNTPESTDDTITLNGESADLTKVVYTENPVHISQVLNVSNDNIGYLMYNGFNRDFDAALNDAFAQFQAAGVSELVIDLRYNGGGSVQTAAYLGSMVTGQFTGEIYSKLFYNENLSNNNQDFLFTNSIEGVGAINSLNLSKVYVLTTERRTASASELVINSLSSYIDVVVIGENTVGKTQASRTIYDSPDFSFENANPSHNYAMQPLIANSTNVNDQLVPSNGLQPDIQLTERAHTLGTLGDVNEPLLAAAIANITLSDRSVNLPNEEIVSRPLPTIISPLEQDMFID, from the coding sequence ATGAAGAATATTAAGGTTTTACTGTTTGCTTGTTTTGCTGCTTTGGCATTAACAAGCTGTTTTGATGATATGGATGATAATATCATTCCAGCTTCCACTTTAGAAATTAATGATTTTGTATGGAAAGGGATGAATGTTTTCTATTTATATAAGTCCGAAATTCCTGATTTAGCGGATAATAGATTTGCCACAGATGAAGAATACAATAACTACTTAAATGATTTTGACAGTCCTGAGCAGTTATTCGAATCCCTAAAGCATAACCCAGAAACTGTTGATAGATTTAGTAGAATCTATGATAACTATTTTGATTTACTAAATCAATTATCGGGTACGACTTTAAATAATGGAATCGAATTCAATTTGTATAGAGTACCAGGAAGTCAAACTGAAGTTTATGGTGCTATTACTCTAGTTCTCAATAATAGTGTTGCAGATAATTTAGGTTTACAGCGTGGTATGATTTTTAGAGCTGTAAACGGTGAACCCTTAAATGACTCTAGCATAGATGATTTAAGTGACCCGATTTATCAAGATTCTTATACATTGAATTTTGCAGATTATAACGATAATAACACCCCAGAATCTACAGATGACACGATAACTCTAAATGGAGAAAGCGCAGATTTAACTAAAGTTGTTTATACCGAAAATCCAGTTCATATTAGCCAAGTTTTAAATGTTAGTAATGATAATATTGGTTATTTAATGTATAACGGATTCAATAGGGATTTTGATGCGGCATTAAATGATGCTTTTGCACAATTTCAGGCTGCAGGAGTTTCTGAATTGGTCATAGATTTACGTTATAATGGCGGTGGCTCTGTGCAGACTGCAGCTTATTTGGGAAGTATGGTTACGGGTCAGTTTACTGGAGAAATCTATTCAAAACTATTTTATAATGAAAATCTAAGTAACAATAATCAAGACTTTTTGTTTACCAATTCAATTGAAGGTGTTGGTGCCATTAACAGTCTTAATCTTTCTAAAGTTTATGTTTTAACGACTGAGAGACGAACAGCCTCTGCGAGTGAATTGGTTATTAATAGTTTAAGTTCATATATAGATGTGGTTGTAATTGGGGAAAATACCGTTGGGAAAACTCAAGCATCACGAACCATATACGATTCGCCCGATTTTTCTTTTGAAAATGCGAATCCTAGTCATAATTACGCCATGCAACCCTTAATTGCAAATTCAACGAATGTAAATGACCAATTGGTGCCGTCAAATGGTTTGCAACCAGATATTCAATTGACAGAAAGAGCGCATACTTTAGGTACTTTAGGAGATGTAAATGAGCCTTTATTGGCTGCTGCTATTGCGAATATTACACTGTCAGATCGTTCAGTTAATTTACCAAATGAAGAGATTGTATCCAGGCCATTACCAACTATAATTTCACCTTTGGAGCAAGATATGTTTATCGACTAA